A genomic region of Miscanthus floridulus cultivar M001 chromosome 3, ASM1932011v1, whole genome shotgun sequence contains the following coding sequences:
- the LOC136546759 gene encoding thioredoxin-like protein CDSP32, chloroplastic: protein MAYTATFPSTLATRSAATASLRSAVPSGAKIVRFLPAQISRTGRAAVLPTPRAAVSGAEKAQPAPSSKHERVVRVHSTQEFDDALKAAKNRLVVVEFAASDSESSNQIYPTMVQLSRTCGDVDFLLVLGDESEATKELFRREGITQVPHFNFYKGSEKVHEEEAIGPELLAGDVLYYGDSHSAVVQLHSREDVEALINQHRGDKGKLVVLDVGLKHCGPCVKVYPTVLKLSRSMVDNTVFARMNGDENDSCMEFLRDMKIVEVPTFVFIRDGQIVGRYVGSGKGELIGEILRYNGVRVTY from the coding sequence ATGGCCTACACCGCCACCTTCCCGTCCACCCTCGCCACCAGGTCCGCGGCAACCGCTAGCCTGCGCAGCGCCGTGCCGTCCGGCGCCAAGATCGTCAGGTTCTTGCCCGCCCAGATCAGCCGCACGGGGCGCGCAGCGGTGCTGCCCACGCCGAGGGCGGCGGTCTCGGGCGCCGAGAAGGCGCAGCCGGCGCCGTCGAGCAAGCACGAGCGCGTGGTCAGGGTGCACAGCACCCAGGAGTTCGACGACGCGCTCAAGGCCGCCAAGAACCGCCTGGTGGTGGTGGAGTTCGCGGCGagcgacagcgagagcagcaaccAAATCTACCCGACCATGGTGCAGCTCAGCCGCACCTGCGGCGACGTCGACTTCCTGCTCGTCCTGGGCGACGAGTCGGAGGCCACCAAGGAGCTGTTCCGCCGGGAGGGCATCACGCAGGTGCCCCACTTCAACTTCTACAAGGGCTCCGAGAAGGTGCACGAGGAGGAGGCCATCGGCCCCGAGCTGCTCGCCGGCGACGTCCTCTACTACGGCGACAGCCACTCGGCGGTGGTGCAGCTGCACTCGCGGGAGGACGTGGAGGCGCTCATCAACCAACACCGCGGCGACAAGGGCAAGCTCGTCGTGCTGGACGTCGGCCTCAAGCACTGCGGGCCCTGCGTCAAGGTGTACCCCACCGTGCTGAAGCTGTCGCGGTCCATGGTCGACAACACCGTCTTCGCGCGCATGAACGGCGACGAGAACGACAGCTGCATGGAGTTCCTCAGGGACATGAAAATCGTCGAGGTGCCCACTTTCGTCTTCATCAGGGACGGCCAGATCGTTGGCCGCTACGTCGGCTCCGGCAAGGGGGAGCTCATCGGTGAGATCCTCAGATACAACGGCGTCAGGGTCACCTACTGA
- the LOC136546760 gene encoding DNA-directed RNA polymerase III subunit rpc8-like, translating into MFALSQIEHDLPMPPHLLSRPLPDAIKTELERLFLDKVIANLGLCVSVYDIRSIEGGSIHPGEGCSTYKVSFRLLMFKPFNGEVLVGRIIGYDDKGLQVSLDFFSDISIPGHLMQFGTVRGPDGRWMLKTEDGDELYLDLDDEIRFLVSSTKYPPIPIDQKEDDPPFAPMQIVGSIKGDGLGLLAWWAADEEEGEEAAEQEQ; encoded by the exons ATGTTCGCGCTGAGCCAGATCGAGCACGACCTACCGATGCCGCCGCACCTGCTGAGCCGCCCCCTCCCCGACGCCATCAAGACCGAGCTCGAGAGGCTCTTCTTGGACAAG GTAATCGCAAACCTTGGGCTGTGCGTGTCTGTCTATGATATCAGATCCATTGAAGGTGGTTCCATCCATCCAGGAGAGGGCTGCTCGACCTATAAA GTTTCATTTCGTTTGCTGATGTTCAAGCCTTTTAATGGGGAGGTTCTTGTTGGGAGGATTATTGGATATGATGATAAGGGGTTGCAGG TTTCACTTGATTTCTTCAGTGACATTTCCATACCTGGACACTTGATGCAGTTTGGCACAGTAAG GGGACCAGATGGTAGGTGGATGCTGAAGACTGAAGATGGTGATGAGCTTTATCTAGATCTAGATGACGAG ATAAGGTTCTTGGTTTCTAGCACAAAATACCCACCTATCCCAATTGACCAAAAGGAGGATGACCCACCATTTGCTCCAATGCAGATTGTT GGAAGTATTAAAGGAGATGGCCTTGGTCTTCTTGCTTGGTGGGCAGCTGATgaagaggagggggaggaggcggCAGAGCAAGAGCAATAG